The proteins below come from a single Octopus sinensis linkage group LG10, ASM634580v1, whole genome shotgun sequence genomic window:
- the LOC115216281 gene encoding alanine and glycine-rich protein-like gives MSSFQSSRRGLRWQCASDSTGGGDGGGGSGGSGGGTEVTVEVTAAVTAVVAAAVAVAVAAAVAAAVAAAVAAAVAAAGRRQWRRQWRRQWGRQGGGSGGDIGGGNSGGNGSDGGDGEEALARKTLSKI, from the coding sequence ATGTCGTCGTTTCAGTCGTCGCGGCGGGGACTGCGATGGCAGTGTGCCAGCGACAGCACCGGAGGcggtgacggtggcggtggtagtggcggcagcggcggcggcacgGAAGTGACAGTGGAAGTAACAGCAGCAGTGACAGCggtagtggcggcggcagtggcggtggcagtggcggcggcagtggcggcgGCTGTGGCGGCGGccgtggcggcggcagtggcagCGGCAGggcggcggcagtggcggcgGCAATGGCGGCGGCAGTGGGGGAGGCAGggcggcggcagtggcggcgACATTGGTGGCGGCAACAGTGGCGGCAATGGCAGTGACGGCGGTGATGGCGAAGAGGCACTAGCGAGAAAAACTCTcagcaaaatataa